GTGCGCGCTGAATTGAAGAACTTGAGCTTTGAGACTGTTTGAATCCCGATGATGACTGCTGTGGTTGTTGGTACTGTTGACTAGGTCTCTCAAGTTGGTTTTGTTGTCGAACAGAAGAACTGGACCTTGTAGACTGTTGGAACTGTGACGACAGTTGCTGAGGCTCTTGATATTGCCGGCTAGGCCCTTGAAATTGTTGGGATTGTTGTTGAACTGAAGTTCTTGGTCTTTGGGATTGTTGGAACTGTGTTGAGAGCTGTTGAAACTGCTGATTTTGCTGGCTAGGTATCTGAAGTTGCTGTACTTGTTGTTGTGTTGAGAATAACTGACTAGATTCTTGGTTTGCTTGATGTAACTGACTAGGCTGCTGAGATTGTTGTATACCTTGTAGGAATTGCTGACTCTGCTGTGAAGACTGCTGAAATGACCCTTGTGGTGACTGATACAATTGACTAGGTATCGACTGCTGTGATTGCTGAAATTGTTGGGTGGATTGTAAGATTGATTTTTGAGGGGACTGATACAACTGATTAGGCTGATTTGAAAGTGAAAGTTGTTGATTGAATTGTCCAAactgttgttgatattgttgattATTTGAAACTGGAAATACAGCCTCTCCTTCATAAGTGACTTGAGCCTCAAACCCTTTAAAGTTATCAGCAGTATATGATACAGTCTGTGTTCGCCCATCTGGTAACAGCACAAAATACTCTCCTTTTACAAGGCTCCCATCAGATTCAGCACGATGACCGAAATCCAGACTCTGGAACTGGTCTTCTACGTTATATGCAAAATTGAAGGGCATCCCGGCCTGAGGAAGTAAGGTAAAAATTTCATTACAAAATATGCTTTGGTCTCCAGTAAAATGTGGCAAAGCACTTGTTTATGGAATCTAAACCGTTGAAATATCTTCATTTCTCttgcatttttattatatttttgtaacttTGGGATAAAGATAATTCCATGAGACACCcacttcatgaaaataaaaacaaaaataaacgatGAGCTTACCTCATTGTCACCAATTCCAAAAGAATTTTGTGGAAGACCATAAGATTGCCCTGGTTGTGTTGGTGATGGTCCACTTTGACCATAGGAAGTCTGAGGTATAAATCAGAATGAGTATtctatactcattattattattataattattattattattattattattattattattaatttctaagctacatccctagttggaaaagcaggatgctataatcccaggggctccaacagggaaaataacctagtgaggaaaggaaacaaggaaaaataaaatattttaatattgaaatgaatatctcctgtataaactataaaaactttaacaaaacaagaaaaagagaaataagatagaatagtgtgcccgagtgtatcctcaagcaagagaactctaacccaagacagtggaagaccatggtacagaggctatgggactacccaaggctagagactCTTATTATGGttcataattatttaaatatgacaaaaaaaaaaaaaaaaaaggaatataaaatactATCTTCCTTACCGCACTATCGTCATCCTCAAGAGAATCTTGTGGAAAACCATAAGATTGTGATGGGGCCACAAGGGTTGATTTTGGTAGATCATAAGAGGAATTGGGAATATCAGCACTTTGCGCTTGTTTCAGAAGGCTAAAACTCACTATTGCCAGTAAGCACCATGCGTAGGTTACCTTTGGAAAAAGAATTAAACATCAGATAAAACTTATTATTAAAGAAAGAAATCCTAAATCGCAGATGTAAGTAGTCTTTTAAggtctaaggtttaaaggccactcatgaatggcagaagcaagggacagtgacattgccctatcaagcaggacaatgcccttgagactgaccatatatacatatgattagtgtccatgccccctcttcacccaagctaggaccaaagagggccaggcaatggctgctgatgactcagtagataaaccaATAGGATCCCCAGAACAAAATTTTGATCAAGATTTACATAGCATTGACGAGATTCTAGATTATGATACTTATACAAGGCTGAATGTGATTAAAGAATATTCGTTAAAGTTATATAACCTATCTGTCTAAATTATAGTTACTCTCATATACCAAATTGAAATCCCTTAAAACTGCTTTAAGTATTTGTATATGCTTTGACTATGATTAGTCATTTTATATTGTCAAAATTTAACTATCAAGCCTTTTATCCCCAAGGTCTACATAATGAGATTGTTTTGATCTTGTATTTATTGGAGATTACTTTCGTTAAAGAAGTAAACGAAACTTAATGTACAAATTCTGGTTGTAAAAATTACATTTTGTCCTTAGAACAAGTAACCAAACTAACAATGAAAATAGTGAAACAGATgtacactaaaaacaaaacaagatgaaataaaaataaataaatataataatttcaaacAACATAACCTAATTAGGCCTATAAATCAGAATTTGCTCAGCTGATTCAAACAAAACCATAATAAATAATGAAGCTCACCTGGTCGTAGATCAtcttgaagaagaagaatgagactAAGGACGATCCCGAAGCCCAATGGTTTTATATTCAATATGCTTTCTGAATCGTGGCTTTTTGACAACACCGCACTTTCCACATCGTGTGCTGTTTCTCTTTCCATTCTCACATACCTTTcttctttccttcctttttttcagaACCTTTTCATTCTTGCGTCTCGAACTACCTTTCTATCTGAAAGGGCCTGGTAATCTTAAAATGAGAAAATGTATAACGTTCTTAGACTCCAACaatgaaatgataatgatagtCTGTAGGACTAGGCGCGTGAGCTTCCTAATCTTGTGCAAGTGAAGTGAGGACTGACTTTTTTTTGTGATATGCGAGTTAGCGTGATACTGTtggaataaaattctctctctctctctctctctctctctctctctctatatatatatatatatatatatatggaaagaactatggaaagaataatgatggaaacaacgctaagagacagaacaagagcaacatggatacgagaacaaactaaaatatattatatttcaacatgcaagaaaaataaatggacatgagcatgacataaagagaatgacagacaatagatggacattaagaataacagaatgggtccctatagattgtaaaagcagggcaaggaagagaagacgatgggttgatggcacaaaaagaccataagtTCAGattggagtggaaggacatgtctgaggcctttgatctgcagtggattagtaacgactgatggtgatgatgatgatatcatacgctcgcacacacacacacgcacacacacacgcatatatatatatatatataaatctatatatatatatatatatatataaatatatatatatatatatatatatatcatcagctgttactagtacactgcagaacaaagggctcagatatgcccttccacttgcgtctgtttattgtcattTTGTGCAACTCCACGCCtgcaattttcttagttcgtcaatccatcgtcttctcttccttcccttgcttcttttgtaatctctagggacccattccgttattctaaatgtccatctattgtctgtcattcacattatatgtcctgcccggcCATGTCCATTTcccttacatgtgtatatatatatatatatatatatgtgtgtgtgtgtgtgtattgtatgtatacataaatagtgCCTATACACAGACACGAACatcacatgtatatctatatatttatattatatatatatatatatatatatgtgtgtgtgtgtgtactgtatatgtaaacgtatacagtatatatatatatatatatatatgttcatgcctGTGTATAGTccctgtacgtatgtatgtatatgaaagtgATGTATAGATGTTGAATATATATGTCAGGAAAGGGAAGGAAAGTGCTTGGGTAGTGTTACTTATGGAAAAAGAACTGAATGACGGAAATTTAGAGATAGATAAAAGTTGACGGTTATATTATAAGTGAAAGTTGAGTCAGAGTTTTGTAAGTGGTTCGTCCATATAGAAAGACTAGGTAGCAGTAGATTAATGGGAAACATATATAATTCAGAAATCTAGGATTTATAAGAAGTTTTGGTCTTGGAAAGAAATGCTTAATGTTTTGAAAGACGCAGTAAAAAGAAAGAGCCTTGAATGCTACAAAGTGTTTAAGAGAGTTAGACACACCGCTGTGTTGCTGTCGAAGTGTT
The nucleotide sequence above comes from Palaemon carinicauda isolate YSFRI2023 chromosome 18, ASM3689809v2, whole genome shotgun sequence. Encoded proteins:
- the LOC137657206 gene encoding putative uncharacterized protein DDB_G0271606, whose amino-acid sequence is MIYDQVTYAWCLLAIVSFSLLKQAQSADIPNSSYDLPKSTLVAPSQSYGFPQDSLEDDDSATSYGQSGPSPTQPGQSYGLPQNSFGIGDNEAGMPFNFAYNVEDQFQSLDFGHRAESDGSLVKGEYFVLLPDGRTQTVSYTADNFKGFEAQVTYEGEAVFPVSNNQQYQQQFGQFNQQLSLSNQPNQLYQSPQKSILQSTQQFQQSQQSIPSQLYQSPQGSFQQSSQQSQQFLQGIQQSQQPSQLHQANQESSQLFSTQQQVQQLQIPSQQNQQFQQLSTQFQQSQRPRTSVQQQSQQFQGPSRQYQEPQQLSSQFQQSTRSSSSVRQQNQLERPSQQYQQPQQSSSGFKQSQSSSSSIQRAQLSQLSQNSKQQDSQYQQSKLSNQQSLQPQLFNIQFSRSQQPISQIQESQQSVFQQQQTTSNSQQTQQSVLQLQPLQISQQQQLAKPPGQIPQQPIQLYQQPQQSNSQVQQRQQSNVQIQSAQLLDSQAQQTGLSKDQIQRLQILLENSGIPGIIGQTYGTPAQVIRL